The genomic region GGCGGCAAGCCCGCTTCCAGCGCCAGCTGGGCAATGAACAAGGCGCTGGTGGGGTCGCGCTCCGACGGCTTGAGCACAAAGGTGTTGCCGCAGGCCACGGCCATGGGCCACATCCACAGCGGCACCATGGCCGGGAAGTTGAACGGGGTGATGCCCGCCGTCACGCCCAGCGCCTGGAACTCGCTCCAGCTGTCGATACCAGGGCCCACGTTGCGGCTGTGCTCGCCCTTGAGCAGCTCGGGGGCGTAGCTGGCGTATTCCACGTTCTCGATACCGCGCTGCAGCTCGCCGTGCGCATCGGCCAGCACCTTGCCGTGTTCGGCGGTGATCAGGGCGGCGATCTTGTCGGCGTTTTCTTCGAGCAGCACCTTCAGTTTGCTCATCACCCGCGCGCGCTTGAGCGGCGGCGTGTTGCGCCAGGCAGGGAAGGCGGCCTCGGCCGAGGCGATGGCGGCTTCGACCGTGGCCTTGCTGGCCAGCGCCACGCTGGTGGTCGATTGGCCGGTGGCGGGGTTGAACACCGGTTGCGTGCGCTCGGTGTCGGCAACGATCTTGCCGTCAATCAGGTGGCCAATGGTGTGGGTGACGTTCTTGTCGTGGTTCATGGTGATCTCAAGTAAAAAGTGCTTCTAGCGCTTATTCAATAAGCGCTAGAAGCTATCAAAATCATAGTATTCAGGCGGCAACGGCTTGCTCTTGCAATGTGGGCAGAACATGGGCCAGCGCGCGGTCGATGAACTCCTGCTTTTCGCCCACCGGGGCAAAGTAGTGCAGCACCTCGCGCGCGGCGTCCAGCCCTTTGAGGCGGGCCAGCAGCCAGGTCACGAGGTATTGCGACGACAGGCAGCCACCCGCCGTGGCCACATTGCCTCGCGCGGTAAAGGCGCGCGGCACGACGTCCACGCCAGACTCCACCACCCACGGTTTGCTGGTGAGGTCGGTGCAGGCGGGCGTGCCGCCCAGCAAGCCCAGGCGGCCCAGCAGAAAGGTGCCGGAGCACTGTGCCGCGAGCAACTGGCGCTCGGGGTTGAGCACGCGCAACTGCTCCATCAGCGCGGGGGTGTTGGCCACCTCGCGCGTCTTCATGCCGCTGCCCACCAGCACCGCGTCGGCCTGAGCCAGCTGGCTCAGGTCTTCGTGCGCGTCAATGGTGAGGCCGTTCATGGACGTGACACGCGGCGTGGGGCTGGCGATGCGCACCTGCCAGTCTTTATCGCCCAGCAGCGCAATGCGGCTGAGCATGCCGAACGCGACCAGCGAATCGAGGTCGTTGAAGGCGTCGAAGGTAAGGATGGAAATACGCATGAGCGGGCCGCGTCGGTGGCTGAAAGAGACTCAGGCAGACACTCAGGCCGTTTCGTGCAGCGCGTCGCCGACTGCACTGACCAGGCGATCAATCTCGGCCTCGGTGCTGATGAAAGGAGGCGCAAGCTGGATGGTGTCGCCACCGTAGCGCACGTAAAAGCCCTTGTCCCAGCACTTCATCGCGATCTCGTAGGGGCGCTTGGCAGGCTCGCCGGGCACAGCGGCAATGGTGATGCCAGCAGCCAGCCCGTAGTTGCGAATGTCGGCCACATGCTTGGCTCCCTTGAGGCCGTGCACCGCATTTTCAAAGTACGGGGCCAGCGCCTTCACGCGGGCGGGCATGGCTTCTTTTTGCAGGATGTCGAGCACCGCATTGCCCGCCGCGCAGGCCACGGGGTGGGCCGAGTAGGTGTAGCCGTGTGGAAACTCCAGCATGTACTCGGGCCCGCCTGCAGCCATGAAGGTGTCGTAAATCTCCTTGGATGCGATCACGCCACCCAGGGGCTGTGCGCCGTTGGTCACCTGCTTGGCAAAGTTCAGGATGTCAGGCGTCACGCCAAAGGCTTCGGCACCGGTCCACGCACCGCAGCGGCCAAAGCCGGTGATGACCTCATCAAAAATCAGCAGGATGTTGTTCTGCGTGCAGATCTCGCGGATGCGCTCGAGGTAACCCTTGGGCGGAATCACCACACCGGCAGAACCCGAGAAGGGCTCGACGATCACGGCGGCGATGTTGCTCGCATCGTGCAGGGCAATCACATCGAGCAGGCGGTCGGCCAGCGCGCGGCCACCGTCCTCGGCCATGCCCTTCTGGAAGGTGCCTGCAGGGGGTTGGGTGTGGGGAATGTGGTCAGCCTCCACGCCCTGGCCGAACAGCTTGCGGTTGCCCACAATGCCGCCCACCGAGATGCCGCCGTAGTTCACGCCGTGGTAGCCCTTTTCGCGGCCGATCAGGCGCGTCTTGGTGCCCTGGCCCTTGGCACGCCAGTAGGCACGGGCCATCTTGAGCGAGGTGTCGGCCGACTCGGAGCCCGAACCGGTGAAGAACACATAGTCCAGACCCGCAGGGGTCAGGTCCTTGAGCTTGTTGGCCAGCTCGAACGAGGCAGGGTGGCCGAACTGGAAGGCCGGTGCGTAGTCCAGCGTGGCTGCGGCCCGGCCAATGGCTTCGGCCACATCCTTGCGGCCATGGCCCAGGCCCGCGCACCACAGGCCCGAGAGGCCGTCAAAAATCTTGCGCCCTTCGGCATCGGTGTAATAGGCCCCCTGGCCGCTCACGATCATGCGGGGCTTGGCCTTGAAGTTGCGGTTGCCGGTGAAAGGCATCCAGTGGGCTTCGAGCCACGCGGCGTCGGTGCGCACGGCGGCTGCAGGGGTGGGGTCAATGACGGCGAAGCTCATGGCTTTCTCCTGGCAATAAAAACGATCGACACAGCGAACACGAAGCGCCATTGTTGGGGGCGGTGTTAATCTCTCAAATGAAGCAATATCCATGTTTACTTGAGGATTTATGCAAGTAAAACCCCCTGCCACACTGCCTGTGGCCGCCACCGCAAAACACCGCGCCGTTCTGGGCCAGCTCAGCGATATGGACCTGCGCCTGCTGCAGGTCTTCAAGGCTGTGGTGGAGTGCGGTGGCATGTCGGCCGCCGAGCTGGAGCTGAATATCGGCACCAGCACCGTCAGTCGGCACATGAAGGATCTGGAAACCCGCCTGGGCCTGACGCTATGCCGCCGGGGCCGTGCAGGCTTTGCGCTGACGGCCGAGGGACAGCGGGTGTATGACGAAACACTCCGATTGCTCAGCGCCGTGGACGCGTTTCGCAGCAGCATTGACGACATCCACTCGCGCATGGGCGGACAGCTGGCCCTGGCTGTATTTGACAAGACGGCCAGCAACCCGGCCGCGCGCATCAGCGAAGCCATTGCCGCCTTTGCCCGGCAGGCACCCGATGTGAACCTGCAATTGCACGTGGGCTCCATCAACACCATCGAACGCGGCGTGATGGACGGGAGCTACCACGTAGGCATCATCCCCGCGCACCGCAGCTCCCAGAGCCTCATCTACACCGACCTGTTCACGGAAACCATGCTGCTGTATTGCGGCCAGGGGCACCCCCTGTTTCACCCCGCCCGGCCGCAGCTGGACTGGGACACCGTGCGCAAATACCCTTTTGCGGGTCTCGGCTACCACTCGCCGAACATGGAGTTGAGCCACAGGGCTGAGCTGACGCGGGCTGCGACAGGTTTTGACCAGGAATCCATCGCCACACTCATTCTGTCGGGCGAATTTCTGGGCTTTTTGCCGGACCACTATGCCGAGCCCTTTGAAAGGGCTGGACGCATGCGCGCAGTGCAGCCGGACCGCTTTCACTACGAGTGCCGCTTCGTCAGCCTGATTCGCCGCTCGCCCACACCCTCACGCGCAACCCAGGCGTTTCAGGAATGCCTGGCACGGGCACATGGCAGGCCGTAATTCAATAGTCGCTTGCAGCGGCTAGCGTGGCGCGAGACAATCTCTCAGCCCGCAACAATTTGTAAGCACACCTATGGCAAGCGTTTCATCCATCGGCAATTCTGGTCTGCAAGCCGCCCAGCTGCGACTGGACTCGGCGGCGCACAACGTCGCCAACCTGAACACACCCGGCTTCCGGCGCCAGACGGTGGAACAGACTGAAGCACCGGGCGGGGCGGGCGTGCAGGCTTCAGTGCGGCGGGAGTCTGTGGAAGGCCCCGCCCTGGAAAAAGACGTGGTGGAGCAGATGTCGGCCACCTATGCATTCAAGGCGAACATCCAGGTCATCAAGACTGAAGACCAGATGATGGGCAGCTTGCTGAATACCAAGGCTTAAGACGCAGTATTTCCCCGCAATATCGTGTCTGGGCCGATCCAGCGCGCTATCCATGAAAAAGGCCCCGGGTTCGCACCCGGGGCCTTTTTCATTGTGGTCTTGTAAATCTGTCAGTTCAGTTCGCCATATTGCGTGCTGCTCAGGTCCGAACTGGGGCCATCGGAGCCAGGCATTTCGGTATCGGCAAAGCCCGTGTGGGTAGAGGGCGGCAGCAGTGGCCCTGAGCGCACGGGCACACCCGGGCGGGTGGCAGCCGAGGGTGCCGCCGTGGGGCTGCTGGCGGCATCTGCCAGGGCACGCTTGAAAGCAGCCACCTCATCGGCCTCGATGGGTTCGTAGCGCGCGGGCGGTGCAACGCGGGTCAGCGGTGCGGGCCCTGTGTTGGATGCGGGCAGCAAAGGCGCTGGAGCCGTAGCGCCGGTAGGTGTACGCGCTGCCGTCGGTGCAGAAGGGAAGCGGGCCTGTGGCTCTGCAGGAAACAGCAGAGAAGATGCACTGCTGGGTGCAGGCGCCGGTGCGGCAGTCGCCACAGGTGCGACGGGCTTGCGCACGGGCTGGGGAGCTATCGAGCTCACAGGTGTGTTGGGTGCAATTCCCTTTTGTGGCAAGCCCACCGCCACATGGTCGTTGATGCGCCAGTAAACGGCAGTCACCACAATGTCGTAACGGGTCTTGGCGGTCTGGGCAATCAGGGCCTCGATCTCACTGAGGCGAGTGGTTTCGCCACCGTACTCGCGAGCCAAATCCATCATCACCAGGAATTGCCGTCCACGCTGGTCCAGCGACAGCACCTTGAACTTGTAGCTGGCAGACAGCACCCCAGCGCGCACCATGGCGTCGCGCACCACGGTGTACAGCAACTCGCGCCGCTCCATGCGTTCATTCTTGCGGTTGACCGCGTGCTCAGGAGGATGGGGTTCCAGCAAGGGCTGGCCAGGCTTGCCTGCCCCGAGGGGGACGGTGGCATCGGCATTCATCAGCCCGGAAGGGTC from Acidovorax sp. DW039 harbors:
- a CDS encoding DJ-1/PfpI family protein, with product MRISILTFDAFNDLDSLVAFGMLSRIALLGDKDWQVRIASPTPRVTSMNGLTIDAHEDLSQLAQADAVLVGSGMKTREVANTPALMEQLRVLNPERQLLAAQCSGTFLLGRLGLLGGTPACTDLTSKPWVVESGVDVVPRAFTARGNVATAGGCLSSQYLVTWLLARLKGLDAAREVLHYFAPVGEKQEFIDRALAHVLPTLQEQAVAA
- a CDS encoding aspartate aminotransferase family protein encodes the protein MSFAVIDPTPAAAVRTDAAWLEAHWMPFTGNRNFKAKPRMIVSGQGAYYTDAEGRKIFDGLSGLWCAGLGHGRKDVAEAIGRAAATLDYAPAFQFGHPASFELANKLKDLTPAGLDYVFFTGSGSESADTSLKMARAYWRAKGQGTKTRLIGREKGYHGVNYGGISVGGIVGNRKLFGQGVEADHIPHTQPPAGTFQKGMAEDGGRALADRLLDVIALHDASNIAAVIVEPFSGSAGVVIPPKGYLERIREICTQNNILLIFDEVITGFGRCGAWTGAEAFGVTPDILNFAKQVTNGAQPLGGVIASKEIYDTFMAAGGPEYMLEFPHGYTYSAHPVACAAGNAVLDILQKEAMPARVKALAPYFENAVHGLKGAKHVADIRNYGLAAGITIAAVPGEPAKRPYEIAMKCWDKGFYVRYGGDTIQLAPPFISTEAEIDRLVSAVGDALHETA
- a CDS encoding LysR family transcriptional regulator; the encoded protein is MQVKPPATLPVAATAKHRAVLGQLSDMDLRLLQVFKAVVECGGMSAAELELNIGTSTVSRHMKDLETRLGLTLCRRGRAGFALTAEGQRVYDETLRLLSAVDAFRSSIDDIHSRMGGQLALAVFDKTASNPAARISEAIAAFARQAPDVNLQLHVGSINTIERGVMDGSYHVGIIPAHRSSQSLIYTDLFTETMLLYCGQGHPLFHPARPQLDWDTVRKYPFAGLGYHSPNMELSHRAELTRAATGFDQESIATLILSGEFLGFLPDHYAEPFERAGRMRAVQPDRFHYECRFVSLIRRSPTPSRATQAFQECLARAHGRP
- a CDS encoding flagellar basal body protein, which encodes MASVSSIGNSGLQAAQLRLDSAAHNVANLNTPGFRRQTVEQTEAPGGAGVQASVRRESVEGPALEKDVVEQMSATYAFKANIQVIKTEDQMMGSLLNTKA